GCAAGTGCGGCCATATGGCTGCCTGGCCAGCGTTTAGCGGGGCCGTATTCAGCACCAGGGCACAGTGCAATCATCGGTTTTTGGGTATCAAAGCCAAGCTTAGCGCTGCTGGCATTGCGTTCTTGCTCGCTGACCGCCAAGTGTGGGAAGGGCACGGGGCGCTGCAGGGGCTGGTTCGCGTCTTCGGCTAAGGCGGCAAAGCGTTCGACCATCTTAGGTAAAGCCAGCGGATCGAGCATCCGTGTGTCATTGAGTAAGCCGTAACGAGATTCGCCCACCCAGCCAGTACGGGTTTTGATGCCACTAAACAAGGGTAGGAGCGCCGATTTAAGCGAGTTTGGCAACACAATAACTTGATCGTAACCGCGTTTTTTCATTTGCCGCGCTAAGCTCCAGCGCACACCCAGCTTGAGTTCGCCGTGGCCGAAGGGCGTATCAAACGATTCATTGATTTCGGGCATGCGGGCGTGCAAGGGGCGCGTCCATGCTGGAGCCAGTACATCTAAAGTAAGGCCGGGATAGCGCTGATGCAGTCGACGATAAAGAGGCTGCGCCATAATGGCGTCGCCTACCCATGCTGGGGCAATAATCAGGATTTTTTTCATATGCTCTGAAGGTGAAACGAGCAGGCCAAGGATGAGTTCATGGCTTGCTTAGCAGGCTTTAGGAAGGGGATGACGGGTGTCGAATACGCGAGCCCCGTCCATATCGCTTTAAGGGCTTAGTGGCCTTTAACGACTTCACCTGCTTTAAGGCGGTAATGCGTACCACAGTATGGGCAAAGTGCTTCGCCATTTTTGGCTACTGGCAAAAAGACGCGCGGATGGGAGTTCCAACTCAGCATATCTGGCATAGGGCAATGTAGGGGTAAATCGCTAGCCAGTACTTCGATTTCGCGTTGGGTGTTTTCTTTGAGTTCCATGGGTTTTCTCTTTCATGCTTGGTGATGACATCACCATAGTTCACGGGGATGGATACTCCACCCCCTCATCAATATTAAACCAGTGTTAGCCAGTCTTCGTGCTTAGGGTCTAAACCCTTCACACAATCAAAATAGCGTTTTTGCAGGCGTTCAGTAATTGGTCCACGGCTACCAATGCCAATTGGGCGATTGTCCAGCTCACGAATCGGGGTGACTTCCGCAGCCGTGCCGGTAAAGAAGGCTTCATCTGCGGTATAGACTTCATCGCGGGTGATGCGTTTTTCGATGACTTCAATGCCTTCTTCTTTTGCCAACGTAATCACCGTGCTGCGGGTGATGCCGTCCAAACAGCTAGAAACATCAGGGGTATACAGTTTGCCTTTTTTGACGATAAATAAATTCTCGCCAGCCCCTTCAGATACATAGCCTTCAGTGTCGAGCAGCATGGCTTCGTCGTAACCATCTGCTGCGGCTTCTTGGTGTGCCAAGATCGAATTTACATAATAACCACTGGCTTTAGCACGCACCATTGATACATTGACATGGTGGCGGGTAAAGCTAGATACCTTAACGCGAATACCTTTTTCTAAGCCTTCCGTGCCAAGGTAAGCGCCCCAAGGCCACGCAGCCACAATTACATTGATGCTGTTGCCGGTGGCCGCAATGCCAAGTTTTTCTGAGCCCACAAAAGCGAGTGGCCGTAGGTAGCAGGAGGAGAGTTTGTTTTCGCGCACCACCGTTTTTTGTGCTTCGAACAGTTCTTCAAAGCTGAACGGGATGTTCATTTGAAAAATTTTGGCCGAGTTAAACAAGCGCTCAGTGTGGTCGTGCAGGCGAAAGATCGCAGTGCCCTTGGGGGTTTCGTAGGCGCGTACGCCTTCAAATACGCCCATGCCGTAATGCAGGGTATGGGTTAAAACGTGTGTGGTTGCGTTGCGCCATTCAACTAATTTACCGTCATACCAGATAAGCCCATCGCGATCAGACATCGACATATTGCAAACTCCTGCCCAAAGTATTTGTGAGTAAGTATTGAGTATTGATTGTAACTGAAATTAGGCTGGCTGTTAGTGGGCCAGCTGGCTGCTTTATGCGCTAATTCAATGTTAATAAGGCTTGGTAGTGTGTTTGTGCAAAGAGCGGCAGATAAAGCGGTCAATGCTTATTAATAATTTTGTCATGAAAACGTTATTAAAGTGAGTGGCATATTGTGAAATGAAGTGTTTTTTCTTTTATTTATTGTTTTAAAGGGTTTTGATCGTTTTTAGAAAATAAATGCCGTAAGGAATATTTAAAATGATGTTGAGGTGTCCGTTCATAGATATTTATCGCGCATTTTTTTGATCACGAGTTAACATAAGGAAAGACTTATATTTAAAAAAGTGAGAGATACCGTGGAAGCAGATTTAGTTGAAGCAACAGAAAAACCGCTGAGTGCTGAGCTAGGGCTTGCGCTTACAGCGAGCTTAGCATTAGCCGCTTGCGGTGGCTCTGAGTCAGATCCAAGTCGCCCCGCTCTTGTCCCTGTACCCAATCCACTGAGTGATATTGAGGCGTCACGATTTTTGGCGCAGGCAGGGTTTGGTGGAAAATACGAGGACATTGATAGGCTGAAGTCGATGGGGTATGAGGGCTGGTTGGCCCAACAAATCAATGAAGCCCCTGCGCCTTCTCGTTGGGCTTACGGCATGCAGCTTAAAAGCAATGATTTGCCTGCTTTTCAAAATTGGCAAGTCTTACCCAATATTCTTTGGCAGAGTATTTTTACTGGTAAAGATGCATTACAGCAGCGTATGACTCTTGCTTTGTCTGAAATATTTGTGATTAGCTACTCTGGCGTAGATGTGGCGGGGCCGGTTAAGGCATTGGTCATGGCGCATTTTATGGATCTGCTACAAAAAAACGCCTTCGGAAATTTTAGGCAGTTGTTAGAGGATGTGACGCTGAGTATAGCAATGGGCAGAATGCTGGGCACTTTGGGTAATTTAAAAGAAGACAATAAAGGTCGTCGCCCTGACGAAAACTACGCGCGTGAAGTCATGCAGCTATTTACCATTGGCCTTTATGAGTTAAACCTAGATGGTTCGCTCAAAAAAGATAGTAATGGCCAGCCTATCGAAACCTATACTTTGGATACGGTTAGCAATCTAGCTAGGGTATTTACAGGTTGGACAGCCCCCTTGCAATTTAACGTGCCAAGCCCTGATTATGAAGTCTCTCACCAGCCCATGACCCATGCGGCTGCTAACCACTCGTTGCTGGAAAAAAACTTTCTGGGGACGTCTATCCCTGCAGGTACGGCAGGTCCAGCCTCGCTCAAAATTGCCCTTGATACCTTGTTTAATCATCCCAATGTGGGGCCATTTATTGGCAGGCAGCTGATTCAACGTTTTGTATGTAGCAATCCTTCTCCGGCTTATATCTTTCGTGTGGCCAGTGTGTTTAATAATAATGGCCAATCTGTTCGAGGTGATTTAACTGCCGTCATCAAGGCTGTGCTGCTTGATCCAGAAGCTAGGCTTGCTGCTGATTTAACTGGGCAAGCGGTAGGCAAACACAGAGAACCCATGATTCGTTTGGTACAGCTGATCCGTACCTTAGATTACCGCAGCCCAGACGGGGCTTGGCGATTGGGAAACACCACTGATCCAAGCTGGCGCTTAGGTCAAGGTCCATTGGGGGCGGTGAGCGTGTTTAATTTTTTTCGGCCAGGTTATACCCCTCCGGGGTCCGAGCTGGCCAAGCAGGGCTTGGTTGCACCTGAGATGCAAATCGTTTCTGAAACATCAACGCTGGTGCAGGTTAATTATTGGTACAGCCTACTGATGGATCCGCAAAGTAGTACCTTACGTACTTATAACGATGCTAATGGCAATAACGCAAATGACAAGAAGGAAACGGGCTTGTCGTTGTTTTTGCTTGAGGAAAAAATGTTGGCGGAGCAGCCTGCCATATTGCTTGAGCGGTTTAACCTTTTATTTGCCTGCGGTCAGCTCAGTGAGGGGCTTAAGGCTGCCATTATGAGTAGCATTAACAAAATCAATATCGTGGATACAAATCCTGCCAAAGTAGAATCCTTCAAGAAAAATCGTGTGGTCGCCATGTTGCTAATGGTGTTGAGTAATCCAGAATATCTGGTTTTAAAGTAAGGAACTCCGATGGATAATACGCTCTCTCGTCGCGAGTTCTTACGTCGCGCAGGTATGCTGGCCGCCTCTGGTGCTGCTGCACCGATGGCATTTAATTTATCGTTAATGAGCGAGGCTGCTGCTGCAACAGCGCCGAGTGATTATAAGGCGTTGGTCTGCGTGTTTTTTTCTGGCGGCAATGATCACCAAAACACCATGGTCCCTTATGATTTAAAAAACTATCAAGCCTATGCCACGATTCGTCAATCTATCGCCACACCACGCGATAAGCTCTTGCCATTGCCAGGGTTGCTGGCGGATGGTAGGCAAATGGCACTCGCCCCGCAGCTAGCGGGATTAGCCTCTTTGTTTGGCCAAGGCCGCTTGGCCGTTGTTGCCAATATGGGGCCGCTGGTCCAGCCCACCACCAAGGCACAATATTTAAGCCGTAGCGTGGCGCTGCCACCTAAATTGTTTTCACATAATGATCAGCAAAGTTTTTGGATGTCCTCTATGGCAGAAGGGGCAAGCTCCGGCTGGGGCGGGCGGATCGGAGATCTATTTCTTGCGGGTAATAGTAATGCCGCGTTGAGCTGTATTTCAGTAGGGGGGATTGGCTTATATTTAAGCGGCAAGCAGGCGAGTAGCTTTACTGTGGGCGTTACGGGTAATCCGCAGTTACTGTGGGGCTCAACTAATTTATTTAGCCCTAGCTATATCAATGAATTAAAAGTTTTGATGAGTACCAATAAAACCAATTACTTAGAAAACGAGTACGTTAAAGTCACGCAGCGAGGATTAAATACCTCGGTGCAGCTTGATGCCGCACTCAAAGCTGCGCCAGCTTTAAGCACCAGTTTTCCCGCAGGCAATAGCTTGGCAGATTCCTTAAAAATGGTGGCAAAGCTGATTAGTACCCGTGCTCAATTAGGAAATAACCGTCAGGTGTTTATGGTGCAGTTGGGAGGGTTTGATATGCACGATAGTTTGCTTGCAAAGCATCCTCCTCAGCTCAAAATGGTGAATGATGCGTTAATGGCCTTTGATAGCGCAATGATTGAGCTTGGCTTGCAAGATCAAGTTACTACCTTTACCGGGTCTGAATTTGGCCGCACATTAAGCAGCAACGGTGATGGCTCCGACCACGGCTGGGGGAGTCATCATTTTGTGATGGGTGGTGCTGTTGCAGGCGGTAAAATTTATGGTCGAGTACCCGAGCCTATTATTGGCGGTGCTGATGATGTTGGGCAGGGGCGTTATATTCCAGATCTATCGGTTGAGCAGTTAGCGTGGCCCCTAGCCAAGTGGTTTGGCGTGCCAGACTCAGACCGTTATTTAGTCTTGCCCACTTTGGCGCGCTTTGATGCAGATGCGCTGCAAATCATGCGTTGATTGTGATTACAGACTTCGTTTTTTTTCTGTTCGAGTTAGCCTAAGAAAATACTTTATCTCATCCAGGAAAAGAACAAAACTCACGCAAGATTATTTACTCTGTTCGTGTTTTTTGTTTTTTCGTGGATTAAATATTTATGGATATGACCGAATAGCTATTAAATATCTGATTCCATCTTTGGGCTTCTGCCCATTAAATCAGCCAAGATATCGTGTACTGGCATATTATCAAATAGCATCTTGCAGACCGCGGCGGTAATCGGCATTTCGATACCCAGCTCCGCAGCTTGGCGCAGTACTTCACGTGCGGTAGGTACGCCTTCTGCAACATGGCCTAAATTCTTGAGAATATCGTCAAGGTTTAAGCCTTGTGCCAGCAGCAAGCCTACTCGGCGATTACGGGATAAATCACCAGTGGCTGTGAGCATTAAATCGCCAATTCCTGCTAAGCCCATCATGGTCTCGGTTTTGCCACCTAGCGCACTGGCAAAACGAGCCATTTCAGCAAGGCCACGGGTGAGCAGGGCTGCACGGGCATTTAGCCCTAGCTTTAACCCATCACAAACTCCAGCTGCAATCGCAATGACGTTTTTAACCGCTGCACCAATTTCTACACCAATTAAATCATCGCTGGCATAGAGGCGTAATACTGAGGTGTTGAGCTCGGTCACGGTGAGGCGGGCAAATTGCGCATTATTTGAGGCGATCGTAACGGCGGCAGGTAACCCTTGGGCAACTTCTTGAGCAAAACTCGGCCCAGATAACATCCCGCGTGGCACATCATCAGACATTTCTTGCGCTGCAACTTGATGGGGCAACAGCATCGTGCCTGCTTCTAAGCCTTTACATGCCCAGAGTACGGCAGCTTTGCAGTCCATACCATGCAAAGCTTTTAGCGAGCTGCGCAGACCAGACATCGGCGTTACAATCAGTACCATCTCGGCTTCTTTAACGGCGCTGCTTAAATCATGCGTTACCGATAAGGTGCTTGGGAAGGCTGCATTAGCTAAATAGCGAGAATTAGCACCAGATGCTTGCATTTCAGTCACTTGGTCCGCATCGCGTGACCAAAGCGTTACTTGGTGTTGATCGGCAAAACGAATTGCCAGTGCAGTCCCCCAAGAGCCTGCACCCAATACTGCTAATTTCATACGCCCCACACTTCCTCAATACGAATAAAGCCAATAACACCGTCACGATGCCGAACTTTTAGCCAGCCAGTGCGGGTGTTGTCTTGTAAATCTAAGAGTAGATCTTTACCTGCTCGATAAAGTAACGGTGATTTAGCATCAGCCATTTTATAGATATTGGCTTCGCGCAAAACTTGCACCG
This genomic interval from Iodobacter fluviatilis contains the following:
- a CDS encoding zinc-finger domain-containing protein, which produces MELKENTQREIEVLASDLPLHCPMPDMLSWNSHPRVFLPVAKNGEALCPYCGTHYRLKAGEVVKGH
- a CDS encoding branched-chain amino acid transaminase — its product is MSMSDRDGLIWYDGKLVEWRNATTHVLTHTLHYGMGVFEGVRAYETPKGTAIFRLHDHTERLFNSAKIFQMNIPFSFEELFEAQKTVVRENKLSSCYLRPLAFVGSEKLGIAATGNSINVIVAAWPWGAYLGTEGLEKGIRVKVSSFTRHHVNVSMVRAKASGYYVNSILAHQEAAADGYDEAMLLDTEGYVSEGAGENLFIVKKGKLYTPDVSSCLDGITRSTVITLAKEEGIEVIEKRITRDEVYTADEAFFTGTAAEVTPIRELDNRPIGIGSRGPITERLQKRYFDCVKGLDPKHEDWLTLV
- a CDS encoding DUF1800 domain-containing protein; this encodes MEADLVEATEKPLSAELGLALTASLALAACGGSESDPSRPALVPVPNPLSDIEASRFLAQAGFGGKYEDIDRLKSMGYEGWLAQQINEAPAPSRWAYGMQLKSNDLPAFQNWQVLPNILWQSIFTGKDALQQRMTLALSEIFVISYSGVDVAGPVKALVMAHFMDLLQKNAFGNFRQLLEDVTLSIAMGRMLGTLGNLKEDNKGRRPDENYAREVMQLFTIGLYELNLDGSLKKDSNGQPIETYTLDTVSNLARVFTGWTAPLQFNVPSPDYEVSHQPMTHAAANHSLLEKNFLGTSIPAGTAGPASLKIALDTLFNHPNVGPFIGRQLIQRFVCSNPSPAYIFRVASVFNNNGQSVRGDLTAVIKAVLLDPEARLAADLTGQAVGKHREPMIRLVQLIRTLDYRSPDGAWRLGNTTDPSWRLGQGPLGAVSVFNFFRPGYTPPGSELAKQGLVAPEMQIVSETSTLVQVNYWYSLLMDPQSSTLRTYNDANGNNANDKKETGLSLFLLEEKMLAEQPAILLERFNLLFACGQLSEGLKAAIMSSINKINIVDTNPAKVESFKKNRVVAMLLMVLSNPEYLVLK
- the waaF gene encoding lipopolysaccharide heptosyltransferase II is translated as MKKILIIAPAWVGDAIMAQPLYRRLHQRYPGLTLDVLAPAWTRPLHARMPEINESFDTPFGHGELKLGVRWSLARQMKKRGYDQVIVLPNSLKSALLPLFSGIKTRTGWVGESRYGLLNDTRMLDPLALPKMVERFAALAEDANQPLQRPVPFPHLAVSEQERNASSAKLGFDTQKPMIALCPGAEYGPAKRWPGSHMAALAQTLIDRGFQVCIFGSNKDREIADEILAGAPEVIDYCGKTSLAEAIDMMSFAQVVVSNDSGLMHVAAALERPLVALYGSSSPEFTPPLSSNATIVTLDLECSPCFERICPLKHMNCLNQLEPNRVLTAVDSFLS
- a CDS encoding DUF1501 domain-containing protein, with the translated sequence MDNTLSRREFLRRAGMLAASGAAAPMAFNLSLMSEAAAATAPSDYKALVCVFFSGGNDHQNTMVPYDLKNYQAYATIRQSIATPRDKLLPLPGLLADGRQMALAPQLAGLASLFGQGRLAVVANMGPLVQPTTKAQYLSRSVALPPKLFSHNDQQSFWMSSMAEGASSGWGGRIGDLFLAGNSNAALSCISVGGIGLYLSGKQASSFTVGVTGNPQLLWGSTNLFSPSYINELKVLMSTNKTNYLENEYVKVTQRGLNTSVQLDAALKAAPALSTSFPAGNSLADSLKMVAKLISTRAQLGNNRQVFMVQLGGFDMHDSLLAKHPPQLKMVNDALMAFDSAMIELGLQDQVTTFTGSEFGRTLSSNGDGSDHGWGSHHFVMGGAVAGGKIYGRVPEPIIGGADDVGQGRYIPDLSVEQLAWPLAKWFGVPDSDRYLVLPTLARFDADALQIMR
- a CDS encoding NAD(P)H-dependent glycerol-3-phosphate dehydrogenase, translated to MKLAVLGAGSWGTALAIRFADQHQVTLWSRDADQVTEMQASGANSRYLANAAFPSTLSVTHDLSSAVKEAEMVLIVTPMSGLRSSLKALHGMDCKAAVLWACKGLEAGTMLLPHQVAAQEMSDDVPRGMLSGPSFAQEVAQGLPAAVTIASNNAQFARLTVTELNTSVLRLYASDDLIGVEIGAAVKNVIAIAAGVCDGLKLGLNARAALLTRGLAEMARFASALGGKTETMMGLAGIGDLMLTATGDLSRNRRVGLLLAQGLNLDDILKNLGHVAEGVPTAREVLRQAAELGIEMPITAAVCKMLFDNMPVHDILADLMGRSPKMESDI